The Amblyomma americanum isolate KBUSLIRL-KWMA chromosome 3, ASM5285725v1, whole genome shotgun sequence genome window below encodes:
- the drongo gene encoding arf GTPase activating protein drongo isoform X2, producing the protein MAARKRTQEEKNLKTLRELAALPANKQCFDCHQRGPTYINMTIGSFVCTSCSGILRGLNPPHRVKSITMTTFTPEEIEQIKNKGNEYCKYVWLGLYDSRCPMEPDSRDEQRTRDLMIEKYERKRWYVDPEIALQRMHADQQQQGRAAAQQPQPAPPPQQQTNHVPHSNSAVMPDTKPLSSLLGKNSLPLVIHKSQPTTPSSATWPTPISSAVATTTSSQPMFKSNVDIFGAFNSDPFSPASVNSTPTAPAKPSAFSANGNFANFDTVFSSPGNREPTSAVAPTVVTNSINSNHVGDTSGGGFVASFPPMSSSLAVTSTPSTVTLAAAAGGGEPQTKVPPADRYAALADLDNLFHQESPQPPPSLQQPQPLPAFAAQAPAFAVPQAAATPSNPFAAAAPVWNMAAPAQPNSTASAFVTPNPFEAVAPTAGGIFGGLDGMAGGMGVAASASMFGGSPNGFALAGTPPLLQQKGGYLVWGSGGLAAAPGGMVAPAAAPTPWPAVGKAAGPMAADWSQMGSAATANPFLSGPMPRANSSNPFL; encoded by the exons ATGGCCGCCAGAAAGAGAACGCAAGAGgagaaaaatttaaaaactctTCGAGAACTCGCTGCATTACCCGCAAATAAGCAATGTTTCGACTGTCATCAGCGGGGGCCAACTTATATAAACATGACTATCGGATCATTTGTCTGTACGTCATGCAGCGGAATCCT GCGAGGTTTAAACCCTCCACACCGAGTAAAATCCATCACCATGACAACTTTCACGCCTGAAGAAATAGAGCAAATAAAAAACAAAGGGAACGAG TACTGCAAGTATGTGTGGCTGGGCTTGTACGACTCGCGCTGCCCAATGGAGCCGGACTCCAGGGATGAGCAGCGGACGCGGGACCTGATGATCGAGAAGTATGAACGCAAGCGCTGGTACGTGGACCCTGAAATAGCCCTGCAGAGAATGCACGCtgaccagcagcagcagggaaGAGCAGCCGCACAACAACCACAGCCAGCGCCACCACCGCAGCAGCAGACCAACCATGTGCCGCATTCCAACTCTGCCGTCATGCCCGACACCAAGCCGCTGTCCAGTCTGCTTGGGAAGAACAGCCTCCCTCTAGTCATTCACAAGTCCCAG CCCACAACACCTAGTTCTGCAACTTGGCCAACACCCATTTCATCAGCTGTTGCCACGACAACAAGCAGCCAACCCATGTTCAAGTCAAATGTCGACATCTTTGGTGCTTTCAATAGTGACCCATTCAGCCCGGCCTCGGTCAACTCTACACCCACAG CTCCAGCGAAACCTTCAGCATTTTCTGCAAATGGGAACTTTGCCAATTTTGACACAGTTTTTTCATCACCTG GAAACCGAGAGCCAACATCTGCAGTGGCACCAACGGTAGTGACGAACAGCATCAACAGCAACCATGTTGGAGACACGAGTGGCGGCGGCTTTGTGGCCTCCTTCCCACCAATGTCCAGTTCGTTGGCTGTAACGAGCACGCCGTCAACTGTGACCCTGGCtgcggcagccggcggaggggagCCACAGACCAAGGTGCCTCCGGCAGATCGGTACGCAGCCCTGGCTGACCTGGACAACCTGTTCCATCAGGAGAGCCCACAGCCGCCGCCATCACTGCAGCAACCACAGCCACTGCCTGCCTTTGCTGCACAGGCCCCAGCATTTGCAGTGCCTCAAG ctgctgccactCCCTCAAACCCGTTTGCGGCTGCTGCTCCAGTGTGGAACATGGCAGCCCCCGCACAGCCCAACAGCACAGCATCAGCCTTTGTGACACCAAACCCCTTTGAGGCTGTGGCCCCTACCGCGGGAGGCATCTTTGGAGGCCTGGACGGAATGGCTGGCGGCATGGGTGTGGCAGCGAGTGCATCCATGTTTGGGGGCTCCCCCAATGGATTTGCCCTGGCCGGCACTCCGCCACTGCTCCAGCAGAAAGGTGGCTACCTGGTGTGGGGCAGTGGTGGTCTGGCAGCAGCACCTGGGGGCATGGTTGCACCAGCAGCGGCTCCTACGCCTTGGCCTGCCGTGGGCAAGGCAGCAGGGCCCATGGCCGCAGATTGGTCGCAGATGGGATCTGCAGCGACGGCCAATCCTTTTCTG AGTGGTCCCATGCCAAGGGCCAATTCCAGCAACCCGTTCCTCTGA
- the drongo gene encoding arf GTPase activating protein drongo isoform X1 translates to MAARKRTQEEKNLKTLRELAALPANKQCFDCHQRGPTYINMTIGSFVCTSCSGILRGLNPPHRVKSITMTTFTPEEIEQIKNKGNEYCKYVWLGLYDSRCPMEPDSRDEQRTRDLMIEKYERKRWYVDPEIALQRMHADQQQQGRAAAQQPQPAPPPQQQTNHVPHSNSAVMPDTKPLSSLLGKNSLPLVIHKSQPTTPSSATWPTPISSAVATTTSSQPMFKSNVDIFGAFNSDPFSPASVNSTPTAPAKPSAFSANGNFANFDTVFSSPGNREPTSAVAPTVVTNSINSNHVGDTSGGGFVASFPPMSSSLAVTSTPSTVTLAAAAGGGEPQTKVPPADRYAALADLDNLFHQESPQPPPSLQQPQPLPAFAAQAPAFAVPQAAAATPSNPFAAAAPVWNMAAPAQPNSTASAFVTPNPFEAVAPTAGGIFGGLDGMAGGMGVAASASMFGGSPNGFALAGTPPLLQQKGGYLVWGSGGLAAAPGGMVAPAAAPTPWPAVGKAAGPMAADWSQMGSAATANPFLSGPMPRANSSNPFL, encoded by the exons ATGGCCGCCAGAAAGAGAACGCAAGAGgagaaaaatttaaaaactctTCGAGAACTCGCTGCATTACCCGCAAATAAGCAATGTTTCGACTGTCATCAGCGGGGGCCAACTTATATAAACATGACTATCGGATCATTTGTCTGTACGTCATGCAGCGGAATCCT GCGAGGTTTAAACCCTCCACACCGAGTAAAATCCATCACCATGACAACTTTCACGCCTGAAGAAATAGAGCAAATAAAAAACAAAGGGAACGAG TACTGCAAGTATGTGTGGCTGGGCTTGTACGACTCGCGCTGCCCAATGGAGCCGGACTCCAGGGATGAGCAGCGGACGCGGGACCTGATGATCGAGAAGTATGAACGCAAGCGCTGGTACGTGGACCCTGAAATAGCCCTGCAGAGAATGCACGCtgaccagcagcagcagggaaGAGCAGCCGCACAACAACCACAGCCAGCGCCACCACCGCAGCAGCAGACCAACCATGTGCCGCATTCCAACTCTGCCGTCATGCCCGACACCAAGCCGCTGTCCAGTCTGCTTGGGAAGAACAGCCTCCCTCTAGTCATTCACAAGTCCCAG CCCACAACACCTAGTTCTGCAACTTGGCCAACACCCATTTCATCAGCTGTTGCCACGACAACAAGCAGCCAACCCATGTTCAAGTCAAATGTCGACATCTTTGGTGCTTTCAATAGTGACCCATTCAGCCCGGCCTCGGTCAACTCTACACCCACAG CTCCAGCGAAACCTTCAGCATTTTCTGCAAATGGGAACTTTGCCAATTTTGACACAGTTTTTTCATCACCTG GAAACCGAGAGCCAACATCTGCAGTGGCACCAACGGTAGTGACGAACAGCATCAACAGCAACCATGTTGGAGACACGAGTGGCGGCGGCTTTGTGGCCTCCTTCCCACCAATGTCCAGTTCGTTGGCTGTAACGAGCACGCCGTCAACTGTGACCCTGGCtgcggcagccggcggaggggagCCACAGACCAAGGTGCCTCCGGCAGATCGGTACGCAGCCCTGGCTGACCTGGACAACCTGTTCCATCAGGAGAGCCCACAGCCGCCGCCATCACTGCAGCAACCACAGCCACTGCCTGCCTTTGCTGCACAGGCCCCAGCATTTGCAGTGCCTCAAG cagctgctgccactCCCTCAAACCCGTTTGCGGCTGCTGCTCCAGTGTGGAACATGGCAGCCCCCGCACAGCCCAACAGCACAGCATCAGCCTTTGTGACACCAAACCCCTTTGAGGCTGTGGCCCCTACCGCGGGAGGCATCTTTGGAGGCCTGGACGGAATGGCTGGCGGCATGGGTGTGGCAGCGAGTGCATCCATGTTTGGGGGCTCCCCCAATGGATTTGCCCTGGCCGGCACTCCGCCACTGCTCCAGCAGAAAGGTGGCTACCTGGTGTGGGGCAGTGGTGGTCTGGCAGCAGCACCTGGGGGCATGGTTGCACCAGCAGCGGCTCCTACGCCTTGGCCTGCCGTGGGCAAGGCAGCAGGGCCCATGGCCGCAGATTGGTCGCAGATGGGATCTGCAGCGACGGCCAATCCTTTTCTG AGTGGTCCCATGCCAAGGGCCAATTCCAGCAACCCGTTCCTCTGA